The genome window ATATAAAGCTAAGGACGAACCAACGACTAGCGATAAGAAAATCAAAATAAAGATTCCACGTCTTGGATCTGTAGCAAATGCATGAACCGAGGTCAATACGCCTGAGCGTACTAAGAAGGTTCCCAATAAAGACAATGAGAAAGCGGTAATAGCTAAGAGTACAGTCCAACTCTTAAAGCCACCGCGCTTTTCAGTTACTGCTAAAGAGTGCAGCAAGGCAGTGCCAACTAACCATGGAATAAAAGAAGCATTTTCAACAGGGTCCCAGAACCACCAACCGCCCCAACCCAATTCGTAATAAGCCCACCAAGAGCCTAGCGCAATACCGAGCGTCAGAAATACCCACGCAGCAGTTGTCCATGGACGCGACCAACGCGCCCATGCAGCATCTAATCGACCAGATAACAAGGAGGCAATGGCAAACGCAAATGCCACGGAGAAACCAACATAACCCATGTACAACATCGGCGGATGAAACACCAAGCCCGGATCTTGCAGCAGCGGATTTAGAGAGCGCCCATCTGGGGCCGCAGGTAATAAACGCTCAAAAGGGCTCGATGTAGTTAAAACAAATAACAATAATCCACTCGTCACCAAACCCAATACACCAATGACTCTAGCCACCATGAACTCATCCAAAGCTTTAGACAGTTGAGCTACTAAGATTGTCCAAGTGCTTAACAAGAAGATCCATAGCAATAAAGAACCTTCGTGCCCGCCCCATACCGCGCCTAAGCGATAGATGATCGGCAATTGCGAGTTGGAATGCTCTGCAACATAGAGCACTGAAAAATCATTGACGTAAAAGCTCCACGCCAGAATGACAAATGCAATGGCCAAGAGCATGAAGACAGTTTGAGCGGCTGGTCTGGCGAGCACCAAGAATTCGCGACGCCCATAATGTGCGCCTACTAGCGGCAAGACCCCTTGAATCACAGCAATACATAAGGCCAAAATGAGTGCGTAATGCCCAAACTCAGGAATCATTTATTACTTCCATTTTTCTGAGCTTGATCCAGAGCATGCTTTGCCTCGGGGGGCATATAGTTTTCATCATGCTTAGCCAATACTTCACTAGCTACAAATTCACCATTGGGATTCATGCGACCTTGGATGACGGCGCCCTTACCTTCTTTAAATAAATCTGGAAGGATTCCTGTATAAGACACTGGAATATCTTTGACGAGATCGGTCATCACAAAGTGAACCGTCAAACCATCTCGCTTTAATGAGCCGTCTTTCACCATGCCGCCAATTCGAAATGCCTGACCTTGCGGCGCTTTTCCAGCAGCCACTTCACTTGGGGTGACATAGAGGGCAATATTGCTATTGAGTGCATTCAAAATCAACATTGCAGCGATGCCAATCACAACTAGGGCAGCAACAATAATTAATGCACGTTTATGTCTAGGTTTCACTAACTGCTCTCTTGATCAAACTGTTCGGCTAAACGCTCTTGCTTCAGTCTGCGGATAATCGCATTCTTGCGAGCCCGAATAGTAAGAGGCTCTAACAATAAAACGGCTGCACAAACACCAAAACTGCTCCACACATAAAGTGCGTAACCACCCATTGCAAAAAACTCTGCTGGACTATTCCACATTAGTTTTTTACCTCATCTAATTGTCTCACCCAATCGGTATGGGCTTCACGCTCCAAAATAATGGCGCGTACCCGCATCAAGCCCACTGCAATGGAGTACATCCAGAAGCACAGAGCCATTAATAACATTCCTAGCAACATGGTCTGTGCCATGGCAGGCGCTTTGGTCAAAGACACTGAAGCACCTTGATGAAGGGTGTTCCACCACTTCACTGAAAAATAAATAATGGGCACATTGACCACACCAACTAAGGCCAAAATCGCACTGGCTTTATCTGCTCTGCGGGGATTATCAATGGAGGCCTGAAGGGCAATAAAGCCTAGATATAGAAATAGCAAGATCAGTTCTGAGGTCAGGCGCGCATCCCAGACCCACCAAGCCCCCCACATTGGCTTACCCCAAAATGCCCCAGTCCATAAAGACAAAAACGCCATCCATGCGCCAATCGGGGCTAGCGCTTGCGCCATCATCGCCGATAAACGGGTATTAAAAATTAATCCTAAACCGGCCCAAGCCGCCATGACCAAATAGATAAACATCGACATCCAAGACGCAGGTACATGAATAAAGATGATGCGATAGCCTTGACCTTGCACTGCATCTACAGGCGCAACAAAGAAACTAACCCAAAGACCAGCAATACCAAAAATGGCTGTCAGTACCCAGAAAAACGGAATGAGTTTTCCAGCCACCGGATAAAAGGTGCTGGGGCTTGATAACTTAAACCAGTTAATCAGGCGGTTATTAGAAAAAGTATTGGTATTCGTCATTCAATCGCAATCTTTACAGCAGTAGCACTAACCCAAGGTACAAATGCTAAAGCCAAAATCAATAAAGCGCCCAGCAGCGAAAAATGCTCAGAAGCATCTAGACCCACACTGCTGGCATATACCGCCCCAGCCCCAAAAATCAGTACCGGAATATACAAAGGCAGTATTAATAAGCTCATCAATACACTGCCACCCCGAACACCCAAAGTTAAGGCAGCGCCAATCGAACCCAAAAGAGAGAGTACTGGAGTGCCCAGTAACAAGGTTCCCATCAATATATAAAGGGAATTTGGATCAAGATCAAACTGAATGCCAATGACTGGAGCCAAAATCACTAATGGCAAACCGCACACCATCCAATGCGCAATGATTTTCCCGGTAACCAACAAGACCATCGGTTGTGGTGATAAAACCATTTGCTCTAGATAACCATCAGCATAATCAGCCGCAAACATTCGGTGCAAGCCTAGTAAGGTCGACAACAGAGCAGCAACCCAGATCACCCCTGGAGCAATTTTGCGAAGCAGCGCTGCATCTGCACCAATACCCAAAGGAAATAAACTCGTAACAACAATGAAGAAAAATAATGCTGTCAGAACTTCACTCTTGCGACGCATGACCAAGAGCAAATCACGACGGATCATGGCAAACAAGGCGCTCATAAGTCCAGCACCTTTACCTTAGGAAGGTTTACTGCTTGATGGCTTGTCAATACCAGTAAGCCCCCAGCAGCGAGATGCTCAGCAATCAGCCTCTCAAGTTCAGCGACTGCATGAACATCTAACGCATTAAATGGTTCATCCAAAATCCATAAGCGGGCTTGACGGGTTAGCATGCGAGCCATTAAAACTCGACGCTTTTGTCCTGCCGATAAGCAATGGACTGGTAAATTTTCACGGCCACGCAAACCAAAGCGAGATAAAGCAGCTAAAGCTTTCTCTAGAGAAAGTGGCACATCATCAAGCGCCGCATACATCTGTAAATTTT of Polynucleobacter sp. AP-Titi-500A-B4 contains these proteins:
- the ccmB gene encoding heme exporter protein CcmB, with protein sequence MSALFAMIRRDLLLVMRRKSEVLTALFFFIVVTSLFPLGIGADAALLRKIAPGVIWVAALLSTLLGLHRMFAADYADGYLEQMVLSPQPMVLLVTGKIIAHWMVCGLPLVILAPVIGIQFDLDPNSLYILMGTLLLGTPVLSLLGSIGAALTLGVRGGSVLMSLLILPLYIPVLIFGAGAVYASSVGLDASEHFSLLGALLILALAFVPWVSATAVKIAIE
- the ccmD gene encoding heme exporter protein CcmD, coding for MWNSPAEFFAMGGYALYVWSSFGVCAAVLLLEPLTIRARKNAIIRRLKQERLAEQFDQESS
- the ccmC gene encoding heme ABC transporter permease CcmC — encoded protein: MTNTNTFSNNRLINWFKLSSPSTFYPVAGKLIPFFWVLTAIFGIAGLWVSFFVAPVDAVQGQGYRIIFIHVPASWMSMFIYLVMAAWAGLGLIFNTRLSAMMAQALAPIGAWMAFLSLWTGAFWGKPMWGAWWVWDARLTSELILLFLYLGFIALQASIDNPRRADKASAILALVGVVNVPIIYFSVKWWNTLHQGASVSLTKAPAMAQTMLLGMLLMALCFWMYSIAVGLMRVRAIILEREAHTDWVRQLDEVKN
- the ccmE gene encoding cytochrome c maturation protein CcmE, with the protein product MKPRHKRALIIVAALVVIGIAAMLILNALNSNIALYVTPSEVAAGKAPQGQAFRIGGMVKDGSLKRDGLTVHFVMTDLVKDIPVSYTGILPDLFKEGKGAVIQGRMNPNGEFVASEVLAKHDENYMPPEAKHALDQAQKNGSNK
- a CDS encoding heme lyase CcmF/NrfE family subunit, which gives rise to MIPEFGHYALILALCIAVIQGVLPLVGAHYGRREFLVLARPAAQTVFMLLAIAFVILAWSFYVNDFSVLYVAEHSNSQLPIIYRLGAVWGGHEGSLLLWIFLLSTWTILVAQLSKALDEFMVARVIGVLGLVTSGLLLFVLTTSSPFERLLPAAPDGRSLNPLLQDPGLVFHPPMLYMGYVGFSVAFAFAIASLLSGRLDAAWARWSRPWTTAAWVFLTLGIALGSWWAYYELGWGGWWFWDPVENASFIPWLVGTALLHSLAVTEKRGGFKSWTVLLAITAFSLSLLGTFLVRSGVLTSVHAFATDPRRGIFILIFLSLVVGSSLALYAWRAPKNTLGGKFSLSSRETFILLGNVFLVVSAGSVLLGTLYPLVIDALHLGKISVGPPYFNSVFVPIMIPLLVLMGIGPWTNWKNTDLLSVIKRLWLAGLVAVIAGVVIPLIMGQFTWLAGLGFLLAFWVIASGCMQIARQAKLGKPTRSFIGMQIAHLGIAIFVIGVTMVGAYQEEKDVRMLAGDTVNVGGYQIQLVGVAQVPGPNYQAMRGTFLLTKNGKTEATLYPEKRNYFSSTMPMTEAAIDVGLTRDVYVSLGEELNDKAWAVRVYYKPFVDWIWGGCLFMALGGILAISDKRYRMKLKKAAS